A section of the Ignavibacteria bacterium genome encodes:
- a CDS encoding DUF4440 domain-containing protein translates to MSIVSRLLFAMFVSFSIISFVNAQTTDTTQQRGNNNGNTNNGSMHGSGDLNNNGTGNNPDATGGAVHTPSTGTTTPGTTPGTTTPGTTAPGVNTPAPSAAAATVEQAAIQFMQAINRGDAAAAAGFYADDAVIMPPDIDIIQGANGIKNFWSKVITIGGRFDTLTTAKVNVNNETVDEVGRYFLTINRPGQNPMQEKGKFVFVWKRQPDDTWKITTHMWNRSKQ, encoded by the coding sequence ATGAGTATAGTTAGCAGATTATTATTTGCTATGTTCGTTTCATTCTCTATAATATCTTTTGTTAATGCTCAGACAACCGACACCACCCAGCAAAGGGGGAACAATAACGGCAACACAAATAATGGAAGCATGCATGGAAGTGGTGATTTAAATAATAACGGGACAGGCAATAACCCGGATGCAACGGGAGGAGCTGTACATACCCCTTCTACAGGAACAACCACACCCGGAACAACTCCAGGAACTACAACCCCGGGGACTACGGCTCCCGGAGTAAATACGCCGGCTCCCAGCGCGGCAGCAGCAACGGTTGAACAGGCAGCCATTCAGTTTATGCAGGCAATTAACCGCGGAGATGCAGCAGCAGCAGCAGGCTTTTATGCTGATGACGCCGTAATTATGCCTCCTGACATCGATATAATTCAGGGTGCTAACGGAATTAAGAATTTCTGGTCAAAAGTTATAACAATTGGCGGCAGGTTTGATACGCTTACAACGGCAAAGGTTAATGTAAACAATGAGACAGTAGATGAAGTAGGCCGTTATTTCTTAACTATTAACAGACCGGGACAAAACCCGATGCAGGAAAAAGGTAAATTTGTTTTTGTCTGGAAGCGTCAGCCTGATGATACATGGAAGATTACGACACACATGTGGAATAGAAGCAAACAGTAA